A segment of the Ignavibacteriota bacterium genome:
CGTAGCGGCCGGTTGTGCACGAACGACAGAATACGCTAGAAGTAGGACGAGGCCACACATGAGTGCTTTCATGAAGGACCTCCTGTCAGCGTGTGACGAGTATGGTGGTGGTGACGGTGCCGGTGTTGCTCTGCACTGTAAACAGGTAGGTTCCTGCCGCAACCGGGTGTCCCGATGCATCACACGCGTCCCAGCCCAGTGCATGTGTGCCCGCGGCAAGTTGTCCCGTCCGCAGCGTCCGCAGCTCGCGGCCGAGCAGGTCGTGCACGCTCACGCGGACGGTACTCGGCGCAGGAAGTGTGACCAAGGCCGTGCTGGAACCATGGGTGGGGTTCGGCCAGACGGGACTAATGGTTATTCCCGTGGGTGATACTGGCGGGCCTTGTTCCTCCACCTTCAAATCCTTGTTGCCGCCGAGAACATGGAAGAAGCCGCGGCGAGGGCCCGTCCCATTAAATGGAACTGAAACAATAACGTCATCGAATCCGTCGCCGTTCACGTCACCGAGTGCTGCGAGTCGATTGCCTGTGGCGCGGCTTCCGTAATACTGTTCGTATCCAGGTGACCAGCTTTTACCGAACTCCCTATTGTTTATTCCGAAACTCCTTCCAGGCCAATATGTCATAAAGACGGCAATCGTGGCGGCGCGGACCGCAAAGTCGCTGTAGGTGTCGTTGTTTAGGTCGCCAATACTATACGCATCGGAGGCGAGATCGGGCCAGGATGCCCTGGAGAGCATCTTCGAAGGAACCGGTGCTATTCCTGCACCAGAACCGTAATGGATGTACCCATCTGTTTCCGCGTAGAAAATGTCCAGGATGGAATCATTATTCATATCCAGAATGCTTGCCTGTTCGAGGTACGTTTCGGAACTGTCTCGACTGCCGACGAATCTAGAATCCAAAAGTACATCTGGTCGGTCAGCCGAAAGTGCCATACCAGCAGATCCATAATGGAGATTGAGTAAATACCAATTCTGGGGTGACGATGAACTTGAGTTGACATGACGTTGACCAATAGCCAGGTCTGCATATCCATCATCGTTCACATCACCAACGGATGTGATATATCCATAGGCAATTTGATTCGGTTGCTTGCTTGGTATCAATAACACGTCTGGGACCTTGGGGAACGTGTCCGCGCCCATGTAAATATATACACAGCCGTCACCAACGGATTCATCCCCCCTGCCCTGATAATCGCACACGAAGAGATCCATTGCCCCATCGTTGTTTATATCGCCGGCAACAAATGAGGCCCCGAAGGTCGAAGTGGCACGTTGCGGGTATGACAGAAGTTTAATACTGTCACCACAAAACAGGCATGGCGCGCGTCCATATACGACATTTATCCATCTCCGCTTGTCAAGAACAGAATCTATGATACGGTTTGTGAGAAGTACCGTAACAAGATCACGATGCCCATCTCCGTTGATATCTGCATAGACGGCATTACGACCACCTGGAATGATTACATCCGCTGTGCAATCAAGGATACCAGGACCACCGAAATACACACGCAGTTCGTTTTTATCCGCCGCATTCACCCCAAAATCCGGCCAACCATCTCCATTGACATCGTCGAGCGCCACGACGCTCCAGCCCAATCCCGTAGGCCAATCTTCTCCTGTACACTCGAGTAGTGTTTTAAGTTCAGACTGTGCATAAGTCAAGCCGAATGGCATGCCCAATCCAATTGTCAACACAATGATATAGAAAATTCTATAGGTATGCATGGTATTCTCCTTCGCGTCTCTGTGATGAAGGCCAATAGGCAGCGCGTTCATCATCGCAGCACCGTCACGCGTTTCATCGACCGATGTGCACCCGCCTTCACTGTTACGAGATATACACCGTTCGGTAACGACGGTCCCGCCTCGAAATTCAGCGAATGCATGCCTGCAGTGCGCCACTCGTCCAACAGCCGTGCAATTTCACGTCCCTGCAGTGTAAACACCTGTACGCGCACATTCTCGGCATCGGGCAGCCGGAAACGTATCGTTGTCACCGGGTTGAAGGGATTCGGATACACACGCAGGTCGAGTGGATCCACCGGCGCGGGGAGGTCGCCCGTCGAGCGTGCGCTCCGTTTCTGCACCAGCTCACGGGGCAACACACGCCGGTAGCCGTTGCGGACCAGTAGGGCTTGACGACGTTGAAGGTCGGTGTACGTGCCGCTGAGGATCTCGTCAATCCGCATGATTACCCCCGTACTTCGTTGGACATGACGACCCCGCTTTGAATATCACTCCCAATGATACATTCGGTGGGATGGGCTACTGCCCCCCCCCCCCGCGAGAGTCGTAAACAGAACGGTAATAAGACAAGCAGTTTTAAAGCGGATCATGATCCCTCCAAAGGAAATGATGCGGCACTGCGAAGCACAGGTACGTAGTATAAAGGACAACAATATCAATTTATGGAGTGCTACTCGAATAGTCAAGGAAATTGTGCGTCCGCACGTAAGTCGCTGTGAGCTGGAGGGGGCACTAGTAATGCGTCATGTTACTTCTCGGATCACCCTCACCCCGGCCCGCTCCCGTTCCGGGAGGGTGACTAGTCTGGCTTGGGTGGTGTCGTTGGCGTAGATCGGTAGGTGGTAGATCGGTAGGAGGTAGGTGGCAGATGGTAGATGAATAAACGACACGCCGATCCGATTCACTTCGCGTTGTATTCAGTGTGTGCGCTACTCACGGA
Coding sequences within it:
- a CDS encoding T9SS type A sorting domain-containing protein, with translation MRIDEILSGTYTDLQRRQALLVRNGYRRVLPRELVQKRSARSTGDLPAPVDPLDLRVYPNPFNPVTTIRFRLPDAENVRVQVFTLQGREIARLLDEWRTAGMHSLNFEAGPSLPNGVYLVTVKAGAHRSMKRVTVLR
- a CDS encoding FG-GAP repeat protein — protein: MHTYRIFYIIVLTIGLGMPFGLTYAQSELKTLLECTGEDWPTGLGWSVVALDDVNGDGWPDFGVNAADKNELRVYFGGPGILDCTADVIIPGGRNAVYADINGDGHRDLVTVLLTNRIIDSVLDKRRWINVVYGRAPCLFCGDSIKLLSYPQRATSTFGASFVAGDINNDGAMDLFVCDYQGRGDESVGDGCVYIYMGADTFPKVPDVLLIPSKQPNQIAYGYITSVGDVNDDGYADLAIGQRHVNSSSSSPQNWYLLNLHYGSAGMALSADRPDVLLDSRFVGSRDSSETYLEQASILDMNNDSILDIFYAETDGYIHYGSGAGIAPVPSKMLSRASWPDLASDAYSIGDLNNDTYSDFAVRAATIAVFMTYWPGRSFGINNREFGKSWSPGYEQYYGSRATGNRLAALGDVNGDGFDDVIVSVPFNGTGPRRGFFHVLGGNKDLKVEEQGPPVSPTGITISPVWPNPTHGSSTALVTLPAPSTVRVSVHDLLGRELRTLRTGQLAAGTHALGWDACDASGHPVAAGTYLFTVQSNTGTVTTTILVTR